The following proteins are encoded in a genomic region of Leptospira fainei serovar Hurstbridge str. BUT 6:
- a CDS encoding substrate-binding periplasmic protein, which produces MTRPSNTLRALLPALILFISEGIFAQKIPASRLDQILAKKEIIVGVNRVYEPFYIQDSLEGFPGFDVELAKLYAEYLGVTLKLKPLKTFRQFSDEIAVGSIDIALAGMSTDLSRGKTVSFSDPYLLATPAGLIFKKSLPPEPEGSIVTTRSFKSLDDLSVLNGVSFSVRSNTTNHNYLLRKFGKNKIYSYLSDSVAIDALIKNDVTCYVADSLYILALLQKQPSLRASYLPLINPVMDDYISAAMPLNDLVFVDNFNFFIKELKRTGVIEGIRSKYFLSKDWVK; this is translated from the coding sequence ATGACGAGACCGAGCAATACCTTGCGAGCTCTCCTCCCAGCTCTCATTTTATTTATTTCAGAAGGTATTTTTGCGCAAAAAATACCCGCTAGTAGATTGGACCAAATCTTGGCGAAGAAGGAAATTATCGTAGGTGTAAACCGAGTTTATGAACCGTTTTACATTCAAGATTCACTCGAAGGATTTCCCGGCTTCGACGTTGAACTAGCGAAACTGTACGCCGAGTATTTAGGTGTCACGCTAAAACTAAAGCCGCTTAAAACCTTTAGACAGTTTTCGGACGAGATAGCCGTAGGCTCGATCGATATTGCATTGGCGGGAATGTCCACAGACTTAAGTCGCGGAAAGACGGTTAGTTTTTCGGATCCTTATTTACTTGCCACACCTGCCGGTCTTATTTTTAAGAAATCACTTCCTCCGGAACCGGAAGGAAGTATCGTAACAACTAGGTCGTTCAAGTCACTTGATGATCTATCCGTTTTGAATGGAGTTTCTTTTTCAGTTCGTTCAAATACTACAAATCATAATTACCTTTTGAGAAAATTCGGTAAAAATAAAATTTACAGTTATCTTTCGGATTCGGTGGCGATCGATGCGCTTATTAAGAACGACGTTACTTGTTACGTGGCCGATAGTTTATATATTCTCGCTTTACTTCAAAAACAACCTAGCTTGCGCGCGAGTTATTTGCCTTTGATCAATCCTGTGATGGACGATTATATTAGCGCGGCAATGCCGTTAAACGATCTTGTTTTCGTAGATAACTTTAATTTCTTCATTAAGGAATTAAAGAGAACGGGCGTAATTGAAGGAATTCGATCGAAATATTTCCTCTCTAAAGATTGGGTAAAATAA
- the serS gene encoding serine--tRNA ligase has product MLDLKFITENTEALKANLELRGFKDIGLLDELARIIHRKKELQKEAESLREERNKASKEIGKVKQSGGDIAAASAAVKEIGDKIKEIEADLEIQENLLSEINLGLPNILDPQVPPGKNENDNKLLYEVGEVRNFPFQPKPHYELGENLKWIDFEKGVKLGGGRAYTYFGFGAKLERALANFMLETHTVEHGYTEVWVPVMVNDECMTTTGQYPKFKDEYYRLERDELNLIPTAEVPLTNLYRDEIIPENSLPISITAHTSCFRREAGSYGKDTRGLVRVHQFQKVELVKFARPEDSEEEHKKMLSHAENILKKLGIRYRVMLLCSGDISAASSKTYDLEVWMPGLNRWMEISSVSNFKDFQARRGKIRYKSKEGKNQLVHTLNGSGLAIGRTLAAVIETYQKEDGTIEFPEVLKKYL; this is encoded by the coding sequence ATGCTTGATCTTAAATTTATCACCGAGAACACCGAAGCTTTGAAAGCTAATCTTGAGTTACGCGGATTTAAGGATATCGGTCTGCTCGATGAGTTAGCTAGAATCATTCATAGAAAAAAAGAACTTCAAAAGGAAGCGGAATCTCTTCGCGAAGAGAGGAATAAGGCAAGCAAAGAGATCGGAAAAGTTAAGCAGTCCGGTGGAGACATAGCTGCCGCTTCCGCCGCCGTAAAAGAAATAGGGGATAAAATTAAGGAAATAGAGGCGGATCTGGAAATCCAAGAGAATCTCTTGAGTGAAATTAATTTAGGTCTTCCTAATATATTGGATCCGCAAGTTCCTCCCGGTAAAAACGAGAACGATAATAAGCTTCTGTATGAAGTTGGAGAAGTCAGAAATTTCCCATTTCAGCCTAAGCCGCATTATGAGCTTGGGGAAAATCTTAAATGGATCGATTTTGAGAAGGGAGTCAAACTAGGGGGCGGAAGAGCGTACACTTATTTCGGTTTCGGGGCCAAATTAGAAAGAGCGCTTGCGAACTTCATGTTAGAGACTCATACTGTCGAACATGGATATACGGAAGTTTGGGTGCCCGTCATGGTAAACGACGAATGTATGACAACTACGGGACAGTATCCTAAGTTTAAGGACGAATACTACAGATTAGAAAGAGATGAACTCAACCTAATTCCAACCGCAGAAGTCCCTTTAACAAATTTGTACAGGGACGAGATCATTCCGGAAAATTCTTTGCCTATTTCCATCACTGCTCATACTTCTTGTTTCAGAAGAGAAGCAGGTTCTTACGGAAAAGATACTCGTGGACTAGTTCGAGTTCACCAATTCCAAAAAGTGGAACTTGTGAAGTTTGCACGTCCCGAAGATTCCGAAGAAGAACATAAAAAGATGCTCTCTCATGCGGAGAATATCCTAAAAAAATTGGGGATCCGATACAGAGTGATGTTATTATGCAGCGGGGATATTTCTGCTGCTTCTTCCAAAACGTATGATCTGGAAGTGTGGATGCCTGGTTTGAATCGTTGGATGGAAATTTCTTCCGTTTCTAACTTCAAAGATTTTCAGGCAAGACGTGGTAAGATCCGTTACAAATCCAAAGAAGGTAAAAACCAGTTGGTCCATACTTTGAACGGTTCAGGTTTGGCGATCGGAAGGACCTTGGCCGCTGTCATAGAAACTTATCAAAAAGAAGACGGGACAATAGAGTTCCCCGAGGTTTTGAAAAAATATCTCTGA
- a CDS encoding type II restriction endonuclease, with translation MSLMDFRDEFSIRMKRKYPNTFDWGLVGILTKQSQVYTLSYDSKILSGIFEIFCEPIVREIAQDFQLILEKTKQNAYPDFTLHDPRQPGKKIAVEVKSTYRSFNIDGSIKPFSYTLGSYRSYIRDGKKSILYPYEEYKEHWIVGFLYERNPECKETEIRQVIEASSLKSPFINIEYFVQEKYKIASKTQGSGNTTNIGSIKSNNISDFINGNGPFRSHDEFNKFWKEYG, from the coding sequence ATGTCTTTAATGGATTTTAGAGATGAATTTTCTATTCGAATGAAAAGAAAATACCCTAATACTTTTGATTGGGGGTTAGTTGGAATTTTAACAAAACAATCTCAAGTTTACACTTTGTCTTACGATTCGAAAATACTATCAGGGATTTTTGAAATATTTTGCGAACCCATTGTTAGGGAGATTGCTCAAGATTTTCAGCTTATTTTAGAAAAGACGAAACAGAACGCTTATCCTGATTTTACTTTGCATGATCCAAGGCAACCAGGAAAAAAAATTGCCGTAGAAGTGAAATCAACCTATAGATCTTTTAATATAGATGGTAGCATTAAACCTTTTTCTTATACCTTAGGATCGTATCGCTCATACATTAGAGATGGGAAAAAGAGTATTTTATATCCTTACGAAGAATATAAAGAGCATTGGATCGTGGGTTTTTTATATGAAAGAAATCCAGAGTGCAAAGAGACAGAAATACGACAAGTGATAGAAGCTTCTTCTCTAAAGTCGCCATTTATTAATATCGAGTATTTCGTACAAGAAAAGTATAAAATTGCTAGTAAGACGCAAGGGAGCGGTAATACTACTAATATTGGCTCAATTAAAAGTAATAATATTTCTGATTTTATTAATGGCAATGGTCCTTTCAGATCACATGATGAATTTAACAAATTTTGGAAAGAATATGGATAA
- a CDS encoding DNA adenine methylase, which yields MDKIFVPPIKCQGIKTKLVPWIKESIPFHFKARWIEPFMGSGVVGFNTANKDAIFADVNPYSIEFYNALKFKKITPNKAKDFLSKEGENLFKKGEKYYYYIRDRFNRDHNPLDFLFLSRSCFNGLMRFNKAGEFNVPFCRKPERFSKAYITKIVNQIEYVYSKLQTTNWEFISLSFHDLIIKAKENDLIYCDPPYLGRHVDYYNSWGIEEEQELAGLLKKTKARFILSTWLKNDFRVNEAISLLWGEHNIITKSHYYHVGGKIENRNPVVEALITNFDLVSYPKRETVKELSLAYL from the coding sequence ATGGATAAAATTTTTGTTCCACCTATTAAATGCCAAGGTATTAAAACTAAACTGGTCCCTTGGATCAAAGAGTCTATACCATTTCATTTCAAAGCACGCTGGATAGAACCTTTTATGGGATCTGGAGTTGTTGGATTTAATACAGCTAACAAAGACGCTATATTTGCTGATGTTAATCCGTATTCGATTGAGTTTTACAATGCTCTGAAATTTAAAAAAATTACTCCAAATAAAGCTAAAGACTTTTTGTCAAAAGAAGGAGAAAATCTTTTCAAAAAGGGAGAGAAATACTATTACTATATACGTGATAGATTCAATAGAGATCACAATCCATTAGATTTTTTATTTCTTTCTCGATCTTGTTTTAACGGATTAATGCGTTTTAATAAGGCAGGGGAATTTAATGTTCCTTTTTGTCGTAAACCAGAAAGATTTTCCAAAGCTTATATTACTAAAATTGTAAATCAGATTGAATATGTTTATTCTAAGTTACAAACAACTAATTGGGAATTTATATCTCTTTCTTTTCATGATTTAATAATAAAGGCAAAAGAAAATGACTTAATATATTGTGATCCTCCATATTTAGGACGTCATGTTGACTATTATAATAGTTGGGGTATTGAAGAAGAACAAGAGTTGGCAGGTTTGTTGAAAAAAACGAAAGCACGTTTTATATTATCTACGTGGCTAAAAAATGACTTTCGGGTAAATGAGGCAATTTCTCTTCTTTGGGGCGAACATAATATAATTACTAAATCTCATTATTATCATGTAGGGGGTAAGATTGAGAATAGAAACCCTGTAGTTGAAGCGTTAATCACAAATTTTGATCTTGTTTCATATCCTAAAAGAGAAACAGTTAAAGAACTTTCCTTGGCATATCTCTGA
- a CDS encoding M23 family metallopeptidase → MNLKSYFALIYYRLRYKYQDLKLKLDLKVANWNKKGRERLTVMVIPHSEQKTINFHISYRAITIFVGTILVLLLISSVNVLSHSGSIHQLTELNLSNQDFIRQSAKMKEEINSLHEHVDYYHTHVGALYGRLTGDSSKVAKGIGGAEKLTSNGSLKDGSPLPPGAEVFRLKEDVHNLKVANELTQEIISILKKRKSVIRQTPSIWPVRGYVLYPYGEYLNPVTARREMNSGIDIGAFPASEVVATAPGTIYEIGYTRHTGYFVKVAHKFGWKTIYSNLDRIKVKQNQQVSKAEVIGFVGKSENSPQYSLHYEIHVGTRAINPFAFLNQIQD, encoded by the coding sequence GTGAATCTAAAATCATACTTCGCTCTCATATACTATCGGCTACGTTATAAATACCAGGACTTAAAGCTTAAGCTAGATCTAAAAGTAGCGAACTGGAATAAGAAAGGTAGAGAACGTTTGACCGTGATGGTCATTCCGCATTCCGAACAAAAAACGATTAATTTCCATATTTCCTATCGTGCTATTACCATCTTCGTGGGAACGATTCTTGTTCTTCTATTAATCAGTTCCGTTAATGTGCTGAGTCATTCCGGATCGATTCACCAACTTACCGAACTTAATCTTTCAAACCAAGACTTCATTCGTCAGTCCGCAAAAATGAAGGAAGAGATAAACAGCTTACACGAGCATGTCGACTATTATCATACGCATGTCGGTGCACTTTACGGACGCCTTACGGGAGATTCCTCAAAAGTTGCAAAAGGAATCGGCGGCGCTGAAAAGTTGACTTCCAACGGTTCTTTAAAGGATGGAAGTCCGCTACCTCCCGGAGCGGAAGTATTTCGATTAAAAGAAGACGTTCATAACCTAAAAGTCGCAAACGAACTTACTCAAGAAATCATTAGTATCTTAAAAAAAAGAAAGAGCGTCATCCGACAAACACCGTCTATTTGGCCGGTCCGCGGATATGTACTCTATCCTTACGGAGAATATCTAAATCCGGTTACTGCTCGTAGAGAAATGAATAGTGGAATTGATATTGGAGCATTCCCTGCTTCCGAAGTCGTTGCTACCGCTCCCGGAACTATATATGAAATCGGTTATACTCGACATACCGGATACTTCGTCAAGGTGGCCCATAAATTCGGATGGAAAACGATCTATTCAAATTTAGATAGAATAAAAGTTAAACAAAACCAACAAGTATCGAAAGCGGAAGTTATAGGATTCGTGGGTAAATCCGAAAACAGCCCGCAATACAGCCTTCATTATGAAAT
- a CDS encoding OmpA family protein — translation MVSEIHTQSSRSFKIISVLFCYFVFAGFSVSGAEDTSLKGKVAPVKGEVNTSLNGFGISLSDDGNTLYYYAKRNNSNYTDIYKSVRNGDLWSTGSELSELNSQFDDQSPFVLNKEEGILFSSNRDGSIEFILPNGKIGVSRDIYFSKKGEGRWLRPTSLPTTVNTSAIEENPYLYENRLYFTRYPFGVVGESDIFVSEYDNKTWNKAYRLPSPVNTDYAEIAATIGRDGKTLYFSSNRPGGFGGMDIYKSTRNPDGSYSKPINLGPEINSKGDEAFYVEAPDGKNAYFCRRDESSNYDIYEIASSENWDDLKTGKKISLEAIHFQSGSFELENDSKPSLDRLADFLSANDKSRLKITGHTDLHGETQDNMVLSRQRAEAVRKYLIHKGISPARIETEGKGSTEPIFQDKNPETDRKNRRTEFQLLE, via the coding sequence ATGGTTTCCGAAATCCATACTCAGTCTTCTCGTTCTTTCAAGATCATCTCTGTCTTATTTTGTTATTTTGTGTTCGCAGGATTTTCCGTATCCGGTGCAGAGGATACTTCTTTAAAAGGTAAGGTTGCTCCTGTAAAAGGAGAGGTTAATACTTCTTTAAACGGATTCGGAATAAGCCTCTCGGACGACGGGAATACGTTGTACTATTATGCTAAGCGCAATAATTCGAATTATACCGATATATATAAATCCGTTCGCAACGGGGATCTATGGTCGACAGGATCGGAGCTATCGGAACTCAATTCTCAGTTCGACGATCAAAGCCCTTTCGTTTTGAATAAAGAAGAAGGTATTTTATTTTCTTCTAATCGCGACGGTAGCATCGAATTTATCTTACCGAACGGAAAGATCGGAGTATCAAGAGATATATATTTTTCTAAGAAAGGGGAAGGCAGGTGGCTTCGTCCTACTTCGCTTCCAACAACGGTTAACACATCCGCGATCGAAGAGAATCCTTATTTGTACGAGAATCGTTTATACTTTACTCGCTATCCATTCGGTGTCGTTGGTGAATCGGACATTTTCGTTTCCGAATACGATAATAAAACTTGGAATAAAGCATATCGATTACCCTCCCCCGTTAACACCGATTATGCCGAAATTGCGGCTACGATCGGAAGGGACGGAAAGACTCTTTATTTTTCTTCGAATCGGCCAGGCGGCTTCGGAGGTATGGACATATATAAATCGACCAGGAATCCCGACGGAAGTTATTCGAAACCGATTAATTTAGGACCGGAGATAAATTCGAAAGGTGACGAGGCGTTTTATGTCGAAGCTCCCGACGGTAAGAATGCTTACTTTTGTCGAAGGGACGAATCATCCAATTACGATATTTACGAAATCGCTTCATCGGAAAATTGGGATGATTTGAAAACCGGCAAAAAAATTTCGTTAGAAGCCATTCATTTTCAAAGCGGATCCTTCGAATTGGAAAACGATTCTAAACCTTCATTGGATCGTTTGGCTGATTTTCTTTCGGCAAACGACAAATCCAGATTAAAGATTACAGGCCATACCGATTTGCATGGCGAAACTCAGGACAATATGGTATTAAGTCGCCAGAGAGCGGAGGCAGTTAGAAAATACTTAATTCATAAGGGAATATCGCCGGCTAGGATTGAGACGGAGGGCAAAGGAAGCACCGAGCCTATTTTTCAGGATAAAAACCCCGAAACGGATCGGAAGAATCGCCGCACTGAATTTCAGCTTCTTGAATAA
- a CDS encoding YbaB/EbfC family nucleoid-associated protein: MFDNLKNASEMFSRMGEMKERVEEIKKRISNIRVIGDAGAGMVQVTSTGEGTIIDVKINRTLFDSDDNKMLEDLILSATNEALKKAKEATEHEFKSVTGGFDFSQISKLFGGNIG; encoded by the coding sequence ATGTTTGATAATTTAAAGAATGCCTCCGAGATGTTTTCCCGCATGGGGGAGATGAAAGAACGAGTCGAAGAAATTAAGAAAAGAATTTCCAATATTCGAGTCATCGGAGACGCCGGGGCCGGGATGGTGCAGGTTACAAGCACTGGAGAAGGGACAATCATAGACGTAAAGATTAACAGGACTTTATTCGATTCTGATGATAATAAAATGTTAGAAGACCTGATTTTGTCTGCAACAAATGAAGCTCTTAAAAAAGCAAAGGAAGCGACCGAGCACGAATTTAAGTCGGTTACCGGGGGATTCGATTTTTCCCAAATTTCAAAGTTATTCGGCGGTAACATTGGCTGA
- a CDS encoding nucleoside deaminase: protein MDQNEILPYLPEFLERFHALRPENREEIPSFTRIYKSGEFVCEASNLVEVSQDSSRHSEIIAIGKAKEVLKDRYLTDCLLITTLEPCLMCAGTILLSRIPKVAYLLPARQGEGISSLSLETIYSRNFFPDLLLIRTAETRLSFQEFFRDKRN, encoded by the coding sequence ATGGATCAGAACGAAATTTTGCCATATCTACCGGAATTTCTAGAACGATTTCACGCCTTGCGTCCTGAAAATAGAGAAGAAATTCCTAGTTTCACAAGAATTTATAAAAGCGGTGAATTTGTTTGCGAAGCGTCAAATTTGGTAGAAGTCTCTCAAGATTCTTCCCGGCATAGCGAAATTATCGCAATCGGTAAGGCAAAGGAAGTATTAAAAGATCGGTATTTAACCGATTGTCTACTGATTACTACTCTCGAACCCTGTCTAATGTGCGCGGGAACGATCCTTTTGTCCCGGATACCGAAGGTTGCATATCTCTTACCGGCCAGACAGGGAGAAGGTATTTCCTCTTTGAGTCTTGAAACAATCTATAGTCGAAATTTTTTTCCGGATCTTTTACTGATTCGAACGGCGGAAACAAGATTGTCCTTTCAAGAATTCTTCCGCGATAAACGAAATTAG
- the recR gene encoding recombination mediator RecR — MAEHLIEGMVSALSSLPGIGKKSAYRISFHLLRQDPTVFHGFIQSLVDTKDRIRFCLRCGAYSEAETCELCLSSKRDGHTICVVEQPEDVFFIENTGEFRGRYHVLNGVISPLEGIGPQDLRIKELVARIEPEEIKEVLVATNPTLEGDATADYLLRQLQSLNVVVTRIAYGITVGGSIELADQYTLGRAIRSRLKL; from the coding sequence TTGGCTGAACATCTGATCGAAGGTATGGTAAGCGCGCTTTCTTCCCTGCCGGGTATCGGAAAGAAGAGCGCCTATCGAATCAGTTTCCATCTACTCCGACAAGATCCGACGGTATTTCACGGATTCATTCAAAGTCTCGTGGATACAAAAGATCGAATTCGATTTTGTTTACGGTGCGGCGCCTACTCGGAAGCAGAAACCTGTGAACTTTGTCTTTCTTCTAAAAGGGATGGACATACAATTTGCGTAGTCGAGCAACCGGAAGACGTTTTCTTTATCGAAAATACCGGCGAGTTTCGGGGAAGATACCACGTATTGAACGGTGTAATTTCTCCTTTGGAAGGAATCGGTCCTCAAGACCTAAGAATTAAAGAATTAGTAGCGAGGATCGAACCTGAAGAAATCAAGGAAGTTCTGGTCGCCACGAATCCTACGTTAGAAGGCGATGCAACAGCAGACTATTTACTTCGACAATTACAAAGTTTGAATGTTGTAGTGACTCGTATCGCTTACGGCATAACCGTAGGCGGTTCGATCGAGTTAGCCGATCAATACACCTTAGGTCGCGCAATTCGTTCAAGATTAAAATTATAG
- the dnaX gene encoding DNA polymerase III subunit gamma/tau, translating into MAGNHEVLSRKYRPQRFQDVIHQNLAIGALQNAVKSGKIGHAYIFFGPRGVGKTTIARIFAKRLNCKNPVDNEPCNQCSSCIEITKGISGDVLEIDAASNRGIENIRELRDNVKFTPMGGKYKVYIIDEVHMLTDQSFNALLKTLEEPPSHVVFVLATTEYQKIPETILSRCQDFVFKKVPLSVLQDYAENLCREEKTQYDTEGLFWVAKKGDGSVRDMLSFMEQAIVFTDNKIIGTEIRKMIGYHGIDFLSNFVKSLVAPESHSKALEIIETLYQEGQDIYKFLWDTIEFSHTLCLLKESVADSESVNYPREDLLRMRKEFETTDPILLNHLSFRLFDLFERIKTIKLRNSFEIKIFTEIQIKKLVEDLNRPSLSGLVDRINHLILMIQEQDAAKSSFSGLSKTNAKEEFSRDSQSAILKSDMKTAESIQSKNKEDTLPVKSGTSNSALSSLEEMAKDVVSEDAEWETSFKNEFLGTDVDPAKVPKLDK; encoded by the coding sequence ATGGCCGGAAATCACGAAGTCCTTTCAAGAAAGTATCGACCCCAACGATTTCAGGATGTAATTCATCAAAATCTGGCGATCGGTGCCTTACAAAATGCGGTAAAATCAGGCAAGATCGGACATGCATATATTTTTTTCGGACCGCGCGGAGTCGGTAAGACAACTATCGCAAGAATCTTTGCAAAACGGCTCAATTGCAAAAATCCCGTCGATAACGAACCTTGCAACCAATGCAGTTCCTGTATCGAAATCACTAAGGGAATTTCCGGCGATGTCTTAGAAATAGACGCGGCCAGTAATCGAGGAATAGAAAATATCCGCGAATTACGGGACAACGTGAAATTCACCCCGATGGGCGGTAAATACAAAGTTTATATCATAGATGAGGTCCATATGCTCACGGACCAATCTTTCAATGCCCTTCTCAAAACTTTAGAAGAACCTCCGTCGCATGTTGTCTTTGTGCTAGCAACCACGGAATATCAAAAAATTCCCGAAACGATATTATCAAGATGCCAGGATTTCGTTTTTAAAAAAGTTCCTCTTTCGGTTTTGCAGGATTATGCCGAGAACCTATGCCGTGAGGAAAAAACTCAGTATGATACCGAAGGTTTATTTTGGGTCGCAAAAAAAGGAGACGGATCCGTGAGGGATATGCTTTCCTTTATGGAGCAGGCAATAGTATTTACGGATAACAAAATTATAGGTACCGAAATTCGAAAGATGATCGGCTATCATGGAATCGACTTTCTCTCTAATTTTGTAAAAAGTTTAGTGGCCCCGGAAAGTCATTCAAAAGCTTTAGAAATTATTGAAACTCTATACCAGGAAGGACAGGACATCTACAAATTCCTGTGGGACACAATAGAATTCAGTCATACTCTCTGCCTTTTAAAGGAATCAGTCGCAGATTCCGAATCCGTAAATTATCCTCGTGAGGATCTCCTACGGATGCGTAAGGAATTTGAAACGACCGACCCTATCTTATTAAATCATCTATCTTTTCGTCTCTTCGATCTATTCGAGAGAATCAAAACTATCAAGCTTAGAAATTCGTTCGAGATCAAGATCTTCACTGAAATTCAAATAAAGAAACTTGTCGAAGACTTAAATAGGCCCTCGCTATCGGGTCTTGTAGATAGGATTAACCATTTAATCCTAATGATCCAGGAGCAGGATGCGGCGAAATCTTCCTTTTCCGGACTATCCAAAACAAACGCAAAAGAAGAATTCTCCCGTGATTCCCAAAGCGCAATCCTTAAATCCGATATGAAAACCGCTGAATCAATTCAGTCTAAGAATAAAGAAGATACTTTGCCGGTAAAATCCGGAACCTCAAACTCCGCTCTTTCCTCCTTGGAAGAAATGGCCAAAGATGTCGTTTCGGAAGATGCGGAATGGGAAACATCATTTAAGAACGAATTCTTAGGCACTGATGTGGATCCTGCAAAAGTTCCTAAATTGGATAAATAA
- a CDS encoding TatD family hydrolase: MYSIIDTHCHLDIVLEQGQTIDQSLRNAKESGIKKIVQIGIDLDSSIRAKGLSEEYSDSDIDIFYSIGCHPTETHEFPKKEEILSFISENLDDPRLSAIGEIGLDYYHDASSKNEQIEVLHSFLDASNRHRLPVVIHSRDAGEDTIAILKEHRDKAFGVIHCFTYDYSIAKRLVDLGYYISFSGILAFKNARDIQEAAENLPLEALLIETDAPFLAPPPYRGKRNEPAFTKFVLEKMFSLRKESNAEVEKTLYSNSEKFIQRKPFYHA, from the coding sequence ATGTATTCCATTATAGACACCCACTGTCATCTAGACATTGTTCTCGAACAAGGCCAGACAATCGACCAAAGCCTTCGTAATGCGAAAGAATCAGGCATTAAGAAAATCGTCCAAATCGGCATCGACCTTGATAGTTCTATTAGAGCAAAAGGTCTATCCGAAGAGTATTCCGATTCGGACATCGATATTTTCTATTCAATCGGATGCCATCCGACGGAGACCCACGAATTTCCAAAAAAAGAGGAAATTCTCTCTTTCATTAGCGAGAATCTGGATGACCCTCGCCTTTCCGCGATAGGCGAGATCGGTTTGGATTACTATCATGATGCATCTTCGAAAAATGAACAGATCGAAGTGTTGCATTCATTCTTAGATGCTTCTAATCGACATCGACTCCCGGTCGTGATTCATTCAAGAGATGCAGGAGAGGACACGATAGCGATTTTAAAGGAACATCGAGATAAGGCTTTCGGCGTTATCCATTGTTTTACTTACGATTATTCTATTGCTAAGAGATTAGTCGATCTGGGATATTATATCTCATTTTCAGGAATTCTAGCTTTTAAGAATGCGAGAGACATTCAGGAAGCGGCCGAAAACCTTCCGCTGGAAGCTTTACTCATCGAAACGGATGCGCCGTTTTTGGCTCCTCCTCCATATCGTGGAAAACGAAACGAACCCGCATTTACGAAATTCGTTCTGGAGAAAATGTTCTCATTGAGAAAAGAATCAAATGCCGAAGTAGAAAAAACTCTGTACAGCAATTCCGAAAAATTTATCCAAAGGAAACCCTTCTATCATGCTTGA